The genomic stretch GTACCCAGTTGCGCAGCCTGGTCATGATCTTCGGTCATGGCTTTCGCAAGCGCGACACCCTGCAATACCCGGAAGAACCGGTCTACCTGCCGCCACGCTACCGTGGCCGTATCGTCCTGACCCGCGACCCCGATGGCGAAGAACGCTGCGTAGCCTGCAACCTGTGCGCCGTGGCTTGCCCGGTGGGTTGCATCTCGCTGCAGAAAGCTGAAACCGAAGACGGTCGCTGGTACCCGGACTTCTTCCGTATCAACTTCTCGCGCTGCATTTTCTGCGGTCTCTGCGAGGAAGCCTGCCCGACCACCGCGATCCAGCTGACCCCGGATTTCGAGATGGCCGAGTTCAAACGTCAGGACCTGGTGTACGAGAAAGAAGATCTTTTGATCTCCGGCCCCGGCAAAAACCCTGATTACAACTTCTATCGTGTTGCAGGTATGGCCGTTGCCGGTAAGCCGAAAGGCGCCGCACAAAACGAAGCCGAGCCGATCAACGTGAAGAGCTTGCTGCCTTAAGGAAGAACGATGGAATTCGCTTTCTATTTCGCATCGGGTATCGCTGTTGTGTCCACACTGCGCGTGGTCACCAACACCAATCCTGTGCACGCCCTGCTCTACCTGATCATTTCGCTGATCGCCGTGGCCATGACCTTCTTCGCACTCGGCGCTCCGTTCGCCGGTGTGCTGGAAGTGATCGCCTACGCTGGCGCCATCATGGTGCTGTTCGTGTTCGTGGTGATGATGCTGAACCTGGGCCCCGCCTCGGTTCAGCAGGAACGCACCTGGCTCAAGCCCGGTATCTGGGCAGGGCCGGTGATTCTCGGCGCCCTGCTGCTGGCCGAACTGCTGTATGTGCTGTTCGCTCACCAGAGCGGTCAGGCCATCGGCCACACCACCGTGGACGCAAAAGCCGTGGGCATCAGCCTCTTCGGTCCGTACCTGCTGGTGGTCGAACTCGCCTCGATGCTGCTGCTCGCTGCAGCCGTCACGGCGTTCCATTTGGGCCGTAACGAGGCGAAGGAGTAAGACATGCCTGCTATCCCTCTCGAACATGGTCTGGCCGTTGCCGGCATCCTGTTCTGCCTTGGTCTGGTCGGCCTGATGGTCCGCCGCAACATTTTGTTCGTGTTGATGAGTCTGGAAGTGATGATGAACGCCTCTGCACTGGCCTTCATCGTTGCGGGTGCCCGCTGGGCGCAACCGGATGGACAGATCATGTTCATCCTGGTGATCAGCCTTGCAGCCGCCGAAGCCAGTATTGGCCTGGCGATCCTGCTGCAACTGTATCGCCGCTTCCACACGCTCGATATCGACGCTGCCAGTGAGATGCGCGGATGAACCTACTCTTTCTGACTTTCGTATTCCCTCTGATCGGGTTCCTGTTGCTGTCGTTTTCCCGCGGCCGCCTCTCGGAAAACCTGTCGGCGCTAATCGGTGTCGGCTCCATCGGCCTGTCTGCCATCGTCGCGGCCTACGTGATCTGGCAATTCAACGTCGCTCCACCGGAAGGTGGCGTGTACGTTCATGTGCTGTGGAAGTGGATGTCCGTCGAGGGCTTCCAGCCTAACTTCGCCCTGTACCTGGATGGTCTGTCCGTGACCATGCTCGGTGTGGTAGTCGGTGTGGGCTTCCTGATCCACCTGTTCGCCTCCTGGTACATGCGCGGTGAAGCCGGTTACTCGCGTTTCTTCGCCTACACCAACCTGTTTATCGCCAGCATGCTGTTCCTGGTCCTGGGCGATAACCTGCTGTTCATCTACTTCGGTTGGGAAGGCGTGGGCCTGTGCTCGTACCTGTTGATCGGTTTCTACTACAGCAACCGCAACAACGGTAACGCCGCACTGAAAGCCTTCATCGTCACCCGTATCGGCGACGTGTTCATGGCGATCGGCCTGTTCATCCTGTTCCAGCAACTGGGCACGCTGAACGTCCAGGAACTGCTGGTGAAGGCGCCTGAGCACTTCAAGGTCGGCGATTTCTGGATCGTGCTGGCGACCCTGATGCTGCTGGGCGGTGCGGTCGGTAAATCGGCTCAACTGCCGCTGCAGACCTGGCTTGCGGACGCGATGGCCGGCCCTACCCCGGTTTCGGCACTGATCCACGCCGCAACCATGGTTACTGCTGGTGTCTACCTGATCGCCCGTACCCACGGTCTGTTCGCCCTGGCGCCGGACATCCTGCATCTCGTGGGAATCGTCGGTGGTGTGACCCTGGTGCTGGCCGGTTTCGCGGCACTGGTACAAACCGACATCAAACGTATCCTCGCCTACTCGACCATGAGCCAGATCGGCTACATGTTCCTGGCGCTGGGTGTTGGCGCCTGGGAAGGCGCGATCTTCCACCTGATGACCCACGCCTTCTTCAAGGCCCTGCTGTTCCTTGCTTCCGGTGCGGTGATCGTTGCCTGCCACCACGAGCAGAACATCTTCAAGATGGGCGGCCTGTGGAAGAAACTGCCGCTGGCCTACGCCAGCTTCATCGTCGGTGGTGCCGCTCTGGCCGCCCTGCCGCTGGTGACCGCAGGTTTCTACTCCAAGGACGAAATCCTCTGGGAAGCGTTCGCCAGCGGCAACCACGGTCTGCTGTACGCAGGTCTGGTCGGCGCATTCATGACTTCGCTGTACACCTTCCGCCTGATCTTCATCGCGTTCCACGGTGAAGCCAAGACCGAAGCTCACGCCGGTCACGGCATCGCTCACTGGCTGCCACTGTCGGTGCTGATCGTGCTGTCGACTTTCGTCGGCGCCATGATCGTTCCACCGCTGCACGGCGTACTGCCTGAGAGCGTTGGCCATGCCGGTGGCGAAGCCAAGCACAGTCTGGAAATCGCGTCGGGCGCCATCGCCCTGGCCGGTATCCTGCTGGCGGCCCTGCTGTTCCTCGGCAAGCGTCGCTTCGTGACTGCGATCGCCAACAGCGGCATCGGCCGTTTCCTTTCGGCCTGGTGGTTCGCTGCCTGGGGCTTCGACTGGATCTACGACAAACTGTTCGTGAAGCCGTACCTTGCGATCAGCCACATGCTGCGCAAAGACCCGCTCGACCAGACCATCGGTCTGATCCCGCGCATGGCCAAGGGTGGTCACACTGCCCTGAGCCGTACCGAAACCGGTCAACTGCGTTGGTACGCTGCTTCGATGGCTGCTGGTGCCGTGTTGGTAATCGGCGCTGTCGTGCTGGTAGCGGTCTGATATGAACCTTGCGAATTTGCGAAAGGAAACGAGCCCGTCATGATTCTGCCTTGGCTAATCCTGATCCCCTTCATCGGCGGCCTGCTGTGCTGGATGGGTGAGCGCTTCGGCGCTACTCTCCCCCGCTGGATTGCGCTGTTGACCATGACCCTGGAACTCGCCCTCGGCCTCTGGCTGTGGGCCCACGGTGACTATTCATTTGCTCCGGCGCCTGGCGCCGATCCGACCTGGGCGCTTGAGTTCAAGCACGTCTGGATCCAGCGCTTCGGCATCAACGTGCACCTGGCCCTCGACGGCCTGTCGCTGCTGATGATCCTGCTGACCGGTCTGCTGGGTATCCTGTCGGTACTCTGCTCGTGGAAAGAGATCCAGCGTCACGTTGGCTTCTTCCACCTGAACCTGATGTGGATCCTGGGCGGCGTTGTCGGCGTGTTCCTCGCCCTCGACCTGTTCATGTTCTTCTTCTTCTGGGAAATGATGCTGGTGCCGATGTACTTCCTCATCGCGCTCTGGGGTCACAGTTCTTCGGACGGCAAGAAAACCCGGATCTACGCCGCGACCAAGTTCTTCATCTTCACTCAGGCTTCCGGCCTGATCATGCTGGTGGCGATCCTGGGTCTGGTACTGGTCAACTACAACAGCACCGGCGTGATCACCTTCAACTACGCCGATCTGTTGAAGACCAAGATGTCGATGACC from Pseudomonas allokribbensis encodes the following:
- the nuoI gene encoding NADH-quinone oxidoreductase subunit NuoI; amino-acid sequence: MFKYIGDIIKGTGTQLRSLVMIFGHGFRKRDTLQYPEEPVYLPPRYRGRIVLTRDPDGEERCVACNLCAVACPVGCISLQKAETEDGRWYPDFFRINFSRCIFCGLCEEACPTTAIQLTPDFEMAEFKRQDLVYEKEDLLISGPGKNPDYNFYRVAGMAVAGKPKGAAQNEAEPINVKSLLP
- the nuoJ gene encoding NADH-quinone oxidoreductase subunit J, yielding MEFAFYFASGIAVVSTLRVVTNTNPVHALLYLIISLIAVAMTFFALGAPFAGVLEVIAYAGAIMVLFVFVVMMLNLGPASVQQERTWLKPGIWAGPVILGALLLAELLYVLFAHQSGQAIGHTTVDAKAVGISLFGPYLLVVELASMLLLAAAVTAFHLGRNEAKE
- the nuoK gene encoding NADH-quinone oxidoreductase subunit NuoK, whose protein sequence is MPAIPLEHGLAVAGILFCLGLVGLMVRRNILFVLMSLEVMMNASALAFIVAGARWAQPDGQIMFILVISLAAAEASIGLAILLQLYRRFHTLDIDAASEMRG
- the nuoL gene encoding NADH-quinone oxidoreductase subunit L, which produces MNLLFLTFVFPLIGFLLLSFSRGRLSENLSALIGVGSIGLSAIVAAYVIWQFNVAPPEGGVYVHVLWKWMSVEGFQPNFALYLDGLSVTMLGVVVGVGFLIHLFASWYMRGEAGYSRFFAYTNLFIASMLFLVLGDNLLFIYFGWEGVGLCSYLLIGFYYSNRNNGNAALKAFIVTRIGDVFMAIGLFILFQQLGTLNVQELLVKAPEHFKVGDFWIVLATLMLLGGAVGKSAQLPLQTWLADAMAGPTPVSALIHAATMVTAGVYLIARTHGLFALAPDILHLVGIVGGVTLVLAGFAALVQTDIKRILAYSTMSQIGYMFLALGVGAWEGAIFHLMTHAFFKALLFLASGAVIVACHHEQNIFKMGGLWKKLPLAYASFIVGGAALAALPLVTAGFYSKDEILWEAFASGNHGLLYAGLVGAFMTSLYTFRLIFIAFHGEAKTEAHAGHGIAHWLPLSVLIVLSTFVGAMIVPPLHGVLPESVGHAGGEAKHSLEIASGAIALAGILLAALLFLGKRRFVTAIANSGIGRFLSAWWFAAWGFDWIYDKLFVKPYLAISHMLRKDPLDQTIGLIPRMAKGGHTALSRTETGQLRWYAASMAAGAVLVIGAVVLVAV